Proteins from one Penaeus vannamei isolate JL-2024 chromosome 8, ASM4276789v1, whole genome shotgun sequence genomic window:
- the LOC138862311 gene encoding uncharacterized protein, translating into MFGARYSQEVLVSTARISDSLDSNQPRERAGFRSGFSTIDHIYTLIQLREKINKYKKPLSSFEEIFKIEWNRKGIKIGDEYLNNLRFADDIALFNESTNEIQKLINDLNRENLKFGLDEKDKTKVMFNNRV; encoded by the exons ATGTTTGGAGCCAGATATAGTCAGGAGGTTTTAG tcagcacagctcgcatctctgacagtctggattctaaccagcctagagaacgggcaggcttccgcagcggattctcaacaataGACCACATCTACACGCTCATCCaactaagagaaaaaataaacaaatataagaaacccctgt CTAGctttgaggaaatattcaagataGAATGGAACAGAAAGGGTATCAagataggagacgaatacctaaacaatctaagatttgcagacgatattgctCTCTTCAATGAATCAACAAATGAAATACagaaattaataaacgatctgaatagagaaaatcTAAAATTCGGACTTGATGAAAAAGATaagactaaggtcatgttcaacaaCAGAGTTTAA